TGCCAAAGGCAAATTGATCAACACCAACAACGCTTCGCGGAAGGTGCCGAAGGCCTTGTATAGCAGAATCAGTGCCCCGAACAAGGCCAGGGTGCCGAAGACCAGCAAGGTCCGGTTGGCTTGCTGCTGGCTTTCAAACTGGCCACCGAACTCGATGGAGTAGCCGGGGGGCAGTGAGATCTGCTCTCCGATTTTGGCCTGGATATCGCGGATGATGCCGCTCAAATCCCCCCCCTGGGTGTTGAAGCTTACGATGATCAGGCGCCGATCGTTTTCCCGGCTGATCGAGTAAGGCTCGTCCTGGAGGGATACGCTGGCCACTTCGCGCAAAGGCACTTTGACGTTGTGGGTGGAATCCAGTCCGGGTGCATCCACCAGCATGTCGCGGATGGTCTCCACGCTGTTGCGTGCCGAGTGCTCCAATCGCACGTAAAGATCAAAACTGCGGCGGCCCTCCTGCACACTGGACACCGTTTCCCCGTTCAGGTACATCTGGATGTTCTGCATCAAATCCCCTGCTTTGATGCCATAGCGCGCGGCCGTGGTGCGATCGACCCTGATGGTCAGTTGCGGCACCCGGATCTGCTGCTCCACGTTGACATCGACCACCCCGGGCTCGCCGCGCAACACCCCTTCCACCCGTTGACCGAGTTGGTACAGGGTGGAAAGGCTGTCGCCGAAAATCTTGACGGCCACCTGGGCGCGGACACCGGACTGCACTTCATCCATGCGGTGGGCAATGAACTGGCCGACGTTGAATACTGCCCCCGGAACCCTGGACAGATCCTGTCGGATATGCTTGAGCAAAACATCCGGCGGCATCTTGGGATCCCTGGTAAAATCCAGGCGCATATCGAATTCGCTAAAGTTTGGCGGCTGGGCGTCTTCGTCCAGCTCACTGCGTCCGGCGCGTTGGTCGATCGAGATCACTTGGGGGTATTTAAGCAGGTCCTGACGTACCAGTGCCCCCAGTCGCATGGACTCCTCGAGTGAGGTGCCGGGCAAGGTCGTCATGCCGATGATGTAATTGCCTTCGTGAAATTCCGGCAGAAATGAGCGCCCGAAAAAGGGAAGCAGAGAAAGAGCCATCCCCAGCCCCAGGACAGCCAAGCCCACCACCCACCAGAACTTTCGTAGCGCCAGGTTCAAGAGGCGCAGGTAGTGGCTTTTGAGCCATTGCACGAATCGGGTTTCCCTCTCTTCCTGGATGGGCGCCTCCCCTGCCGGTGTGGTATCGGAGGGTATCTCCCGGCTGTTTATGGGGAGAAGCGTACCCCCTCCTTCGCGCCATTCTTTCTTGCCCCACACGACCAGCAACTGATAGCACAGTGCAGGGATCATGGTGACGGCCACCCCCAGCGATGCCGTCACGGAAGCGATATAGGCCACCCCGAGGGGACTGAAGATGCGGTTGGCAAGTCCCTGCAGGAAAAAGATCGGAAGGAAGATCAGGATGACGATCAAGGTCGCGTACACCACCGAATTGAGGATCTCCTGCACCGCGTCGAACACCGTTTCGATCGGTGGCAACGGGCGGGCGGTATCTCTGTTCAAACGCAACCGGCGAAGCACGTTCTCCACGGTGATAATGCCATTGTCCACCACCTCGCCGATGGCGATCGCCAGTCCTCCCAATGTCATGGCGTTGATCCCGAAGCCCAGCGCGTGCATCGTCAAGATACCACCCACGAAAGAAGCTGGCATGGACAGAAAGGTGATGAGAGAGGCCCGCCAGTTCATGAGGAAGATGAAGAGGACGACAATGACGATGAGCGCCCCCTCCAGCAAAGAAATGCTGAGATTGTGGATCGCCGCCTCGATGAAATTGGCCTGGCGGAATACTTGGGTGTGCATTTGTATGCCTGCTGGCAAATGTGCCTTGATTTCGGCCAGCGTTTTTTCCACCTTCTCCGTAGTGGTGACGGTGTCGGCCCCGTAGGTCTTGGAGATAGTCCCGATGACGGCCTCCTTCATGCCGAAGGCGCCGTCCCCCCGCTTGATTTGTCCTCCAAAAGCCACTTTGGCGACATTGGAAATGGTGATGGGCACCCCGTCGCGAACAGTGATCACTGTCTTTCTGAGATCATCCAGAGATGAAATTCTCCCGATTCCGGCCACGATAAGTTCCTGACCAGGTTTTTCCAGAAAGGCGCCGGGCACATTGCTGTTGGATCTTTCCAAGGCTCGCCGCACTTCCTCGCCACTGACCTGGTAGGCCAACATGCGGGCAGGATCGAGGCGCACCTGATACTGCTTGACTTCACCTCCGATGGACACAACCGAAGCGATACCGCCCAGGGCCAGGAGGCGCGGACGGATTTCCCAGTCCGACAGTGTGCGCAATTTTTCTGGTGGCACGGTATTGCTTGTCAAAGCATATTTGACCAGCCAGCCCACCGCCGAGGTCACCGGCAGCAGGATCGGAGATTTGGAGCCAGAAGGCAGGCGGCCCGTCACGGCCTGGATCCGCTCGTTGACCAGTTGCCGGTCCTGATAAATGTTCGAGCCCGCCTTGAACATGACCGTGATGGTGGAGAGACCCACCGACGTTTTGGAGCGCACATGGGTCACGCCCGGTGTTCCGTTAATGGCGCTTTCCAGGGGGTAGGTCACCAGGGCCTCCACATCCGTCGGCGCCAGACCCGGCACCTCGGTCTGAACGACGACCTGTGGCGGTGCGAACTCGGGAAACACGTCCACCGGCATCTTCTTGAGGGCAAACCATCCCGAGACGAATAAAACCAGGGTGACCGCCAGAACGATCGGGCGGTTGTTCAGGGACCAGGCAATCAGGCGGTTGAACATGATTCAATCCTCCGCTTTCAAGAATTCAGCACCCAACCACATGGTATAGATCTCACGGTTCCCCCGGGTTACCACCTTTTGTCCCGGAGAGAGTCCGGAAAGAACCTCCGTAAACCCGTCCATCTTCATTCCGGTTTGCACAAGAATGCGCCGATAGGAGCCGGGACCTGCGCTCACAAAAAGAAACTTCTCGCCGTTGGCAAGCAGGAGGGCGGCATCGGGTACAACGAGCACTTTTTTGGTTTGTTTCACAGTCAGCCTGACGCGGGCGAACATGTTGGGCTTCAGAAGTCCCTTTGGATTGGAAACCTGGATCCAGACCGAACCCGTGCGATTTTTGGGGTTGAGGCGTGGGCCAACGAGAGTTACCCGTCCTCGAAAGACCTGGCCGGGGTAGCCGAGAACCCGGATCTCTGCTTCTTGCCCAAAGCGGACTTTGTCAAAGTCTTCCTCGTAGACCCTGGCCACAACAAGCATTTGTGCCGGATTGCCGATATGGAAAAGGACCGTATTGGGTTCCACCGCCTGCCCCAAAACGATATTCCGCACGTCTACAATGCCGCTCAGGGGAGCGGTAATGACAACGCTTGGGGGAGGATTGCCGATCAGCCTGGACTCCACCTTGACCATACGCTGGCCCTTGTGCACCCGCTCCCCCAAACTGACGTAAACGGACGTGACCTGGCCACTGATACGCAGTGTCACGTCCGACTGACGGTCGGGGAGCCACCTCACCGTCCCGTTCAGGTCCAATACTTCTTTCATTCTTCGATAACTGACGGATGCCAGGGAAAGGGCCAAAAACTTTTGTTGTTTGGGGCTCAAATGCACGGATCGATCACTTCCTCCGTTTTTACCATTGACCGGGATTTTCTCCCCTCCATGGGCCCAAGCCGGAAAGAATATTCCGGATCCGGCAAACAGGACAAAAAGAGCGAGAAACAGTCGGCAAGCGATTCTGCGGATGATCTGACAGGCACTATTCATGGATCCGCTCCCCCCTTCCGGAGTCGTGATTTTCAGGACGATTTAAAGATTCGAGGTATTCTCCCACAGCTCGGCGTAACGCCACCCAAGCCTGCAGGTATTGTCCCATGGTATTCAGGTAGGCGATGTGCTGGTCTCCATGCTGTCGTTGGGCCTGAACGGCTGTGAGAATTGATGCCTGCCCTGTCATATAGGCCTGTTGGGCAAGGAGCATGTTGCGATCACTCAACTTGAGCATCCCGTTTCGGTAGCGGTCCACCGCAATTAGGAGACGTTCCGTTTCGGAATAGGCCCCTGCGACTTCATTCTGGACCTGAAGCGTCAGAGCCCGAACTTCTGCGGAGGCTTGCCGGTTCATCGCCACCGCTTCGGCAATGCGGCCCTGATTTTTGTTCCAGAGAGGGAGTGGAATAGTGAGAACAAAACTGGGTCCGACATCAGTTCCTGTGGAAAGGCCATTGGGAAAAACGGTCTGTCCGGAAAAAACGCCAAGGCCGGCAGTCCAGTCCTCCCAACGCTGTGCTTTGGCCAGGTCAAACTGAGCCCTTGAGCGTTCTATCGCCAATTGTGCCGATTGAAGGTCGGGGCGCAATATGAGGGCCCGGCGTTGCTCTTCTGCGAGGCTCGGCAGTGCAGGGACCGAAGGAAGGGTCTCGTCAAGCTCCAACGTCTTGTCAGCGCCAAGTCCCAATAGTTGCTTCAATCGAATGGAAATCCGGGATCTCTGTGCCTTCAGGAGAATTCGTTCCTGACGGAGGCGTTCCAGCTCCAATTGCGCCGTATTGACGTCAAGTTCGGAAACTTCGGCCACCTGAAAACGGTTGCGGCTTGCGTCGAGGAGTTCCCGATCGACCTGCATCAGCTGATCCCGTAAACGAATCTGACTGTCCAGGACAAGAATCCGATAAAAGACTTCGGCCACCTGACTGGACAATCTGAGCTTGGCCTGTTGGATCTCCGCCCGAGCCCGGACCACATCCACCTTGGCCACATCCTTTTGACGGGCAATTCGGCCCGCCACAGGAAAGTCTTGGGTAAATCCGACACCTAACTCGTATTCATCGGGTTGGTTGGTAAAAATGGCATCGTAGCCAGAAAAGGAAAGACGAGGATTCGGAGACATACCGGCCTGTATCAGTCGGGCCTTTGCGATATTCACCACATATCTGGCCGTTTGCAGGTCCTTGTTATTCTGAACAGCTGTCTGGATGGCCTGTTGCAACGTCATGGGTGATGCCTCCACCCCGCCCCCAAAAAACATGGGGAATGTCGGGATGAACAGCAAACAACGCAAGACCAGCTTCTTGAATGCTCTAGGAAAAACAGGCATGGAAGAACTCCCTGAAATAATATTTCACATATGGCGTCAGGATCGGGCCAACGAATACCCGATTGACAAACTTGTCCAATCTGGTTCGGTTCAGAAGGAATTTGACATGCAAGGATTAAGAATCAGGTGGATCTGCTCTGGATACAGATACGAGGAAAGCGACCCCGTCAGGCAGATCCGGGAGGGGATGGTTTTTAAATCAGCAAGCGCACTTTGGAAAGTTTGAAAAGGACAGGATTCCTATGAATAAACCTTGATTCGGGGAGTGCTGGCAGGAAAATACGGCGTTTCATA
This genomic interval from Leptospirillum ferriphilum contains the following:
- a CDS encoding efflux RND transporter permease subunit, with the protein product MFNRLIAWSLNNRPIVLAVTLVLFVSGWFALKKMPVDVFPEFAPPQVVVQTEVPGLAPTDVEALVTYPLESAINGTPGVTHVRSKTSVGLSTITVMFKAGSNIYQDRQLVNERIQAVTGRLPSGSKSPILLPVTSAVGWLVKYALTSNTVPPEKLRTLSDWEIRPRLLALGGIASVVSIGGEVKQYQVRLDPARMLAYQVSGEEVRRALERSNSNVPGAFLEKPGQELIVAGIGRISSLDDLRKTVITVRDGVPITISNVAKVAFGGQIKRGDGAFGMKEAVIGTISKTYGADTVTTTEKVEKTLAEIKAHLPAGIQMHTQVFRQANFIEAAIHNLSISLLEGALIVIVVLFIFLMNWRASLITFLSMPASFVGGILTMHALGFGINAMTLGGLAIAIGEVVDNGIITVENVLRRLRLNRDTARPLPPIETVFDAVQEILNSVVYATLIVILIFLPIFFLQGLANRIFSPLGVAYIASVTASLGVAVTMIPALCYQLLVVWGKKEWREGGGTLLPINSREIPSDTTPAGEAPIQEERETRFVQWLKSHYLRLLNLALRKFWWVVGLAVLGLGMALSLLPFFGRSFLPEFHEGNYIIGMTTLPGTSLEESMRLGALVRQDLLKYPQVISIDQRAGRSELDEDAQPPNFSEFDMRLDFTRDPKMPPDVLLKHIRQDLSRVPGAVFNVGQFIAHRMDEVQSGVRAQVAVKIFGDSLSTLYQLGQRVEGVLRGEPGVVDVNVEQQIRVPQLTIRVDRTTAARYGIKAGDLMQNIQMYLNGETVSSVQEGRRSFDLYVRLEHSARNSVETIRDMLVDAPGLDSTHNVKVPLREVASVSLQDEPYSISRENDRRLIIVSFNTQGGDLSGIIRDIQAKIGEQISLPPGYSIEFGGQFESQQQANRTLLVFGTLALFGALILLYKAFGTFREALLVLINLPLAMIGGVMALYLAGADMSVAAVIGFITLFGIATRNGIILISHYNQLRKEGKPLEEVVVSGTLDRLVPVLMTAATASLGLIPILWGSPVGKELERPLAQVVLGGLLTSTFLNMIVIPSVYNRMEQWRERRMYRGWGNSTSGIVPEQDPKCSSGPCA
- a CDS encoding efflux RND transporter periplasmic adaptor subunit; its protein translation is MNSACQIIRRIACRLFLALFVLFAGSGIFFPAWAHGGEKIPVNGKNGGSDRSVHLSPKQQKFLALSLASVSYRRMKEVLDLNGTVRWLPDRQSDVTLRISGQVTSVYVSLGERVHKGQRMVKVESRLIGNPPPSVVITAPLSGIVDVRNIVLGQAVEPNTVLFHIGNPAQMLVVARVYEEDFDKVRFGQEAEIRVLGYPGQVFRGRVTLVGPRLNPKNRTGSVWIQVSNPKGLLKPNMFARVRLTVKQTKKVLVVPDAALLLANGEKFLFVSAGPGSYRRILVQTGMKMDGFTEVLSGLSPGQKVVTRGNREIYTMWLGAEFLKAED
- a CDS encoding TolC family protein, encoding MTLQQAIQTAVQNNKDLQTARYVVNIAKARLIQAGMSPNPRLSFSGYDAIFTNQPDEYELGVGFTQDFPVAGRIARQKDVAKVDVVRARAEIQQAKLRLSSQVAEVFYRILVLDSQIRLRDQLMQVDRELLDASRNRFQVAEVSELDVNTAQLELERLRQERILLKAQRSRISIRLKQLLGLGADKTLELDETLPSVPALPSLAEEQRRALILRPDLQSAQLAIERSRAQFDLAKAQRWEDWTAGLGVFSGQTVFPNGLSTGTDVGPSFVLTIPLPLWNKNQGRIAEAVAMNRQASAEVRALTLQVQNEVAGAYSETERLLIAVDRYRNGMLKLSDRNMLLAQQAYMTGQASILTAVQAQRQHGDQHIAYLNTMGQYLQAWVALRRAVGEYLESLNRPENHDSGRGERIHE